One Aegilops tauschii subsp. strangulata cultivar AL8/78 chromosome 7, Aet v6.0, whole genome shotgun sequence genomic window carries:
- the LOC123494758 gene encoding NADPH HC-toxin reductase 1-like — translation MAKNRRKRQPSSSSLHSRFISTPSVSQAAAMAEEGNSAGSGGRGVRVCVTGGAGFIGSWLVRKLLQAGYTVHATLRSIGDEGKVGLLRRLVPGAAPPERLVLFEADLFDAASFAPAIAGCQFVFLVANPSAHEAAASKYKTSAEAATDGVRIILRLCAESMTVKRVIHTASVTAASPLTKSSSAAAAVYSDFISESCWTLLDVDYPLRSVHFDKYIESKVLSEKELLSYNDGESPAFEVVTLSLGLVGGDTVLSHLPETVESMVAPVTKQEPYFMLPRILQRLLGSLPLVHVDDVCSALIFCIEQPALSGRFLCAAAYPTIHDILDHYSSKYPHLDLLREADEVARVQPEKNKLVELGFRYKYGVEEILDESIDCAVRLGSLDASKLIVQQE, via the exons ATGGCCAAGAACCGCCGGAAGCGGCAGCCCAGCTCCTCCTCACTCCACAGCAGGTTCATCTCCACCCCGTCAGTCAGTCAGGCGGCAGCAATGGCGGAAGAGGGGAACAGCGCGGGCAGCGGCGGGCGCGGCGTCCGGGTGTGCGTCACCGGCGGCGCCGGGTTCATCGGCTCCTGGCTCGTCAGGAAGCTGCTCCAGGCCGGGTACACCGTCCACGCCACCCTGCGGAGCATCG GGGACGAGGGGAAAGTGGGGCTGCTGCGGCGGCTCGTCCCCGGCGCCGCGCCGCCGGAGCGGCTGGTGCTGTTCGAGGCCGACCTCTTCGACGCCGCCAGCTTCGCGCCGGCCATCGCCGGCTGCCAGTTCGTCTTCCTCGTCGCCAACCCCTCCGCGCACGAGGCCGCCGCCTCCAAG TACAAGACATCGGCGGAAGCCGCCACGGATGGGGTGCGCATCATCCTCCGGCTATGCGCGGAATCTATGACGGTGAAGCGCGTCATCCACACCGCATCGGTGACGGCCGCTTCGCCGCTGACAAAGTCCTCCAGCGCCGCGGCCGCTGTGTACAGCGATTTCATCTCTGAATCTTGTTGGACTCTGTTGGATGTCGATTACCCTCTCCGGAGCGTGCACTTCGAT AAGTACATAGAGTCCAAGGTCCTGTCAGAGAAGGAGCTCCTCAGCTACAACGACGGCGAGAGCCCGGCGTTCGAGGTGGTCACCCTGTCGTTGGGCCTTGTCGGGGGCGACACAGTGCTCAGCCACCTCCCAGAGACGGTGGAGAGCATGGTGGCCCCGGTAACAAAGCAAGAGCCCTACTTCATGCTGCCGAGGATCCTGCAGAGGTTGCTGGGCTCGCTGCCGCTGGTGCACGTCGACGACGTGTGCTCCGCGCTCATCTTCTGCATCGAGCAACCTGCCCTCTCAGGTCGGTTCCTCTGTGCCGCTGCCTACCCGACAATCCATGACATCCTGGACCACTACAGCAGCAAGTACCCCCATCTGGATCTCCTCAGAGA GGCTGATGAGGTAGCGAGGGTGCAACCCGAGAAGAACAAGCTTGTGGAGCTGGGCTTCAGGTACAAGTATGGGGTGGAGGAGATACTAGACGAAAGCATTGACTGTGCTGTGAGGCTGGGCTCCCTGGATGCATCCAAGCTCATCGTCCAGCAGGAGTGA